A window of Sphingobacterium kitahiroshimense genomic DNA:
AGTCATCCAATAATAATCCCGATCTCTAGGATCGACACGCTCATCAAACTCTTCAACATAATGTCCACCTGCCTGACGACAGATCTTTATACCTTTGGCTTCATCTTTAGGAAAATTAACATTCAACAAAGAACCTTTTGGAAGACCATTTGCCAACACCTGCTTGGTGATTGATACCAGGTAGGATCTACAATGAGAAAAATCTGCATCGTAATCAAAATTATCTAAAGAAAATCCAATAGACGGAATTCCTTCTATTGCTCCCTCAACCGCAGCGGACATCGTTCCTGAATATAAAACATTGATCGAATGATTGAGCCCATGATTAATACCAGAGACACATACATCAGGCTTACGCCCCTTAAAGATCTTATTTACGGCCAATTTGACGCAATCTACCGGAGTTCCAGAACATTTATACATCTCAACCCCTTCATAAAGATCAATACGGTCTAAACGCAAAGGTCGCCCGATCGTAATGGCATGTCCCATACCCGATTGCGGGCTATCGGGAGCAACGACCACCACATGGCCAATTTTTTGCATTTCTTCAATTAAAACTTTAATCCCTGGAGCTGTAATGCCATCATCATTCACAACCAAGATGGTTGGTTTCTTCTTTGTCATGATGCTAATTTAGGAAGAAAAAAAGAAAAGCGTTAGCTTTTAACCTATTGCTTTTTCTTTTTATACATTAAAAAGACCTTAACTCATATTTTTTAAAGGACATCTGATGCACATATAGGTATCTCATTAAATATTTTATGAGATTTATATCAGATATTATTTAGGTTTTATAGAGGGTTTCTATAGATTTACCTCTATGAACCCTCTAGAAACCCTCTATTACTCCTGTAGTATCACTACATGAAATTATAATATGTTCAAAATATAATTGCCCTATATCTACCAGCAGAACTGCATTAAAAAAAGATGATTTTTATCCGATATATATTCTAAAAAATATAAAGTCAATTTCTCTTTTGAGTAACTTCGACCATTCATATCGTTTTCCAATTTAAAATGGTCAATTTTATACTTATTATATTCTGTGTCTGTGCTGGAATGCTATTTAAGCATTTTAGATTAATTCCTGAAAATGCTTCAAAAAGCATTAATATATGGGTTTTATATATCGCCTTACCTGCCGTATCTTTTAAATATATTCCCCAGATCACCTGGAGTATGCAACTTTTTTTCCCTGTCCTATCCCCTATACTTGTTGTTGCAGGGAGTTGGCTCTTTATGGAACTGTATTGTCGCTATAAAGGCTATAGTCAGCGGTCAAGAAGTACGTTGGAATTGTCGTCGGCATACAGCAATACCTCTTTTATTGGTTTTCCTTTAATTATTGCCTATTATGGGGAGCAGAATCTAAGTATTGCTATTATTTGCGATCAGGTAAATTTCATGCTATTGTCTACCGTTGGGATTATTTGTGCCATCAAGGGAGACCGGAGCAATAATGAAGGGATTAAGGTTGGTGCCCTATTAATAAGACTTGTTACTTTTCCTCCTTTTATCGCCTGCATACTTGCCCTTGTATTGGCACAATACGTGGATTTGAGTATTACCGAACCATTTTTTGATAAGATCGCATCTACAGTCGCGCCCTTGGCATTATTTTCTGTGGGGTTACAGTTGCAATTTAAAGGCATGAAGAGAGAGATTTCTCAAATTTCGATGACCTTATTGTATAAATTGATGTTAGCGCCTGCGATTGTTCTTATCGCCGCATTGTTACTCAATGTTAAGGGGGATATCGCCCGTGTGAGTATTATGGAAGCGGCTATGCCGACTTTAATTACAGCCAGTATGGTGGTACAACAATTTAGGCTAAACACGAAATTAATCAATCTCATTATTGGCTTAGGAATTATCTTAAGTCTATTGACAACAGCCATCTGGTCTTATATCATTTCAATATTTATTTAAAGTCTCCGATATCGATTGCGAAGATTATTGTGGCTTATGATCTATTTATATGTTATTTTTAGCATGTTTCTTAAATACGCTAGAATATGAAAATGAATTATGAGTCGCGCTACGCAATTAGCCCAAATGAATGTAAAACACTTGATACAAAGTCTTTAAGAGAGAACTTTTTAATAGAAAATATTTTTGAAGCAGATCAGATACATTTTACTTACTCACACTATGACCGCTACATGGCTGGAGGTGCCATGCCGGTTGCTGAAAAAATAAAATTGGAAACGATTCCAGCATTGTTGAAAGAACCTTTCTTTCTCAGCAGAAGAGAGCTTGGAATTATTAATGTTGGTGGAGCTGGAAAAGTAGAAGTTGATGGTACCACCTACGAATTAGGCTACAAAGAGGCCTTATATATCGGAAAAGGTGTAGAAGATGTTTACTTCAATAGTAATGATCCCTCGAATCCAGCAAAATTCTATCTAAATTCAACTCCTGCTCACCATACCTTCCCCACAAAAAAAGTAACGAAAGAGTCGGCTAATAAAATTGAACTCGGATCTCTTGAGACAGCAAACCATAGAACAATCAATCAGATGTTACTGAATAAGATTGTTGATACCTGTCAACTTCAAATGGGTATGACAGAGCTAAAACCAGGATCTGTTTGGAATACGATGCCTGCACACACCCATGACCGTCGAATGGAAGTTTATTTCTACTTTGAAGTTCCCGAAGGTCAAGCGGTATCACATTTTATGGGTCCAGTAGATGAAACACGCCATATTTGGATGAAAAATGAACAAGCTGTGATTTCTCCCCCTTGGTCAATTCACGCTGGAGCAGGTACCAGTAACTATACTTTTATCTGGGGAATGGCAGGAGAAAACCTCGACTACGACGATATGGACAAATCTGCAATTACAGATTTAAAATAAATACTATGAAATCATTATTATCGGTGGCATTATTACTCGGTATTACATCTAGTTTATCTGCCCAAAATAAGAGCTCATTACTCATCCACAATACTTCTTCTTTTGAGAGAAAAGAAGTCGTGAGTATTCCTTACGAAAAATTTAAACAGCACTTTGAACTAAAAGATACCGTTTTTTCGATTTTGGAAGAAGAATCGAAAAAACCGGTCATCTATCAACTGGAAAAGCGCGGAAAATCAACACCTCAAAATGTACTGATTGCGGTTCACATTGCTCCGAAAGCAAAAATTGAACTTGCTGTTACCGCCACTGCACCTGTAAAGACAGCAAGCAAAACATATGCGCGCTATGTTCCTGAACGAAAAGATGATTTTGCATGGGAAAACAATGTTGTAGCTTTTCGAGCATATGGTAAAGCTTTAGAAGGGACTTCTGAAGATGCACAAGGTTTTGATTTTTGGTCAAAACGGACCAACGATCTAATTATTGATGAGTGGTATAAAACAGGTGATTATCATGCCGATCACGGTAAAGGTCTCGACTATTATTCTGTAGGACAAACCCTTGGGGTAGGTGATATGGCACTATACTTTAATGGTCAAATTCAATACACAAAACACTACCGTCGATCAGAAGTCCTGGACAATGGTCCTATACGCAGTACTTTCAAATTAATTTATGAGCCTCAAGAAATAGAAGGTCAGATGATCAGTATTGAAAAAGAGATATCAATTGATGCTGAAAGTCAGTTAAGTAGAATTAATGTGAATATGCATAATGCAACCGCTGCTGAGACACCTATCGTATTGGGTATCGCCAAGCGAAAAGAAGCAAATCCTAATTACACGATTTATAAAAAAGAAAACTTCTTTGCTTACTGGGAACCAGAGAATAAAGGCAATATTACGGGAACAGCGATCATTTTACCACATGTAAA
This region includes:
- a CDS encoding DUF4861 family protein, producing the protein MKSLLSVALLLGITSSLSAQNKSSLLIHNTSSFERKEVVSIPYEKFKQHFELKDTVFSILEEESKKPVIYQLEKRGKSTPQNVLIAVHIAPKAKIELAVTATAPVKTASKTYARYVPERKDDFAWENNVVAFRAYGKALEGTSEDAQGFDFWSKRTNDLIIDEWYKTGDYHADHGKGLDYYSVGQTLGVGDMALYFNGQIQYTKHYRRSEVLDNGPIRSTFKLIYEPQEIEGQMISIEKEISIDAESQLSRINVNMHNATAAETPIVLGIAKRKEANPNYTIYKKENFFAYWEPENKGNITGTAIILPHVKKDFIDTPTQFLWNIAAKNNQTLTYYIGATFNKAGKIENMDAWKAYLQQASEQIQKPLTISYKK
- the kduI gene encoding 5-dehydro-4-deoxy-D-glucuronate isomerase, which translates into the protein MKMNYESRYAISPNECKTLDTKSLRENFLIENIFEADQIHFTYSHYDRYMAGGAMPVAEKIKLETIPALLKEPFFLSRRELGIINVGGAGKVEVDGTTYELGYKEALYIGKGVEDVYFNSNDPSNPAKFYLNSTPAHHTFPTKKVTKESANKIELGSLETANHRTINQMLLNKIVDTCQLQMGMTELKPGSVWNTMPAHTHDRRMEVYFYFEVPEGQAVSHFMGPVDETRHIWMKNEQAVISPPWSIHAGAGTSNYTFIWGMAGENLDYDDMDKSAITDLK
- a CDS encoding AEC family transporter, with translation MVNFILIIFCVCAGMLFKHFRLIPENASKSINIWVLYIALPAVSFKYIPQITWSMQLFFPVLSPILVVAGSWLFMELYCRYKGYSQRSRSTLELSSAYSNTSFIGFPLIIAYYGEQNLSIAIICDQVNFMLLSTVGIICAIKGDRSNNEGIKVGALLIRLVTFPPFIACILALVLAQYVDLSITEPFFDKIASTVAPLALFSVGLQLQFKGMKREISQISMTLLYKLMLAPAIVLIAALLLNVKGDIARVSIMEAAMPTLITASMVVQQFRLNTKLINLIIGLGIILSLLTTAIWSYIISIFI
- the surE gene encoding 5'/3'-nucleotidase SurE produces the protein MTKKKPTILVVNDDGITAPGIKVLIEEMQKIGHVVVVAPDSPQSGMGHAITIGRPLRLDRIDLYEGVEMYKCSGTPVDCVKLAVNKIFKGRKPDVCVSGINHGLNHSINVLYSGTMSAAVEGAIEGIPSIGFSLDNFDYDADFSHCRSYLVSITKQVLANGLPKGSLLNVNFPKDEAKGIKICRQAGGHYVEEFDERVDPRDRDYYWMTGRFELEDRGEDTDSYALSKGYVAIVPTQFDMTAHHVIPELNSWGFDS